The following coding sequences are from one Sphingomonadaceae bacterium OTU29LAMAA1 window:
- the hspQ gene encoding heat shock protein HspQ produces the protein MHAIAGSSAIVEIDAPAIAHARFSIGDVVRHRLFDFRGVIFDVDPVFANTDEWYEAIPEAVRPKKDQPFYHLLAENMESSYVAYVSQQNLVVDDSDEPIDHPAIAGLFTDFVDGRYALRREHRH, from the coding sequence ATGCATGCCATCGCCGGCTCCTCCGCGATCGTCGAGATCGATGCGCCCGCCATCGCCCATGCACGCTTCTCGATCGGCGATGTCGTGCGCCACCGTCTGTTCGATTTCCGCGGCGTGATCTTCGACGTCGATCCCGTCTTCGCCAACACCGACGAATGGTATGAGGCGATTCCGGAGGCGGTACGGCCGAAGAAGGACCAGCCGTTCTATCACCTGCTCGCCGAGAATATGGAATCGAGCTACGTCGCCTACGTCAGCCAGCAAAATCTGGTGGTCGACGACAGCGACGAGCCGATCGACCATCCGGCGATCGCCGGCCTGTTCACCGATTTCGTCGATGGCCGGTATGCGTTGCGTCGCGAACACCGCCACTGA
- a CDS encoding TonB-dependent receptor produces the protein MKRVNLLGGASVSIWAMMVAGAAAAQTVQSSPSQETTAETQAAPEDEAGNQIVVIGSRVANRTVSDSPVPIDVISSSALQASGTGELNKTLNQLVPSFNFPQPSIADGSDVTRPATLRGLNPDQTLVLLNGKRRHVSALLNINGTVGRGAAAVDMNMIPALAIERIEVLRDGASSQYGSDAIAGVINVQLKTADSGGRAQVSYGKYVTTLDGVSDFDGLVGGQPALDATDSRYLQANSSGERKARDGAYTTFGVNVGLPIGDGGFFNFTGEYRDRNFTNRQGYDLRPNYVRPTTTTFDPREATFNRLDFRYGDAKTEDFNFLINTGLPLGSAEFYAFATYGHRDGLSAANFRQQSAATNRDFSVLTPATTPTNGNFVGLTPDGYLPKIQSNIDDMSATSGIRAEIAGFKGDFSLGFGRNELNYRTEDSVNVSFGPQSQRSFDAGGLAFSQILANADLSRQFDAGLAGPLSFAFGGEYRHEIYQIRPGDPQSYQTGPLFQAARTTTAGNCAALGGSFPTGAGATGLCTFPGRAAAAGAQGFGGLPASARTNVDRDSFAGYVEFDADLFTGLTATAAGRYEHYSDFGDTVNGKLALRYEFVEGFAIRGSVSNGFRAPSLHQQFFTTTSTNFLAGVPVDVSTVPVSSPVARALGSQPLDPEKSFNLSGGVTLNPFRGFNVTVDYFRIKIKDRIVLSENLGAAGVGTAAQNTAVQAVLAGNGFSNVGAARFFINGLDTTTQGVDAVATYRADLGGLGAWNFSAAYNYTQNKIDERLNNLGSLAQIPGLVLFGRVEGIRFERGQPRTKVVLATDTKIAGVGLSARTTRYGSVISPETTAPLGANAASLTALGPDDQVLRPKWITDFSLSYELQGVQLTLGVDNAFDVYPDRRPFGLRPTSVGGSYPATYQFLPYSGFSPFGFNGRFLYARAAINF, from the coding sequence TAAACTTGCTCGGTGGCGCGTCGGTGTCGATCTGGGCGATGATGGTTGCGGGCGCCGCCGCGGCGCAGACGGTGCAATCGTCGCCCAGCCAGGAAACGACTGCCGAAACGCAGGCCGCGCCGGAGGACGAGGCGGGCAACCAGATCGTCGTGATCGGCAGCCGCGTCGCCAATCGCACCGTGTCCGACAGCCCCGTTCCGATCGACGTCATCTCGTCGAGCGCGTTGCAGGCATCCGGCACGGGAGAGCTCAACAAGACGCTCAACCAGCTGGTGCCGTCGTTCAACTTCCCGCAGCCCTCGATCGCCGACGGCTCCGACGTCACCCGCCCCGCCACGCTGCGCGGTCTCAACCCCGATCAGACGCTGGTCCTGCTGAACGGCAAGCGCCGCCACGTCTCTGCCCTGCTCAACATCAATGGCACGGTGGGACGCGGCGCAGCTGCGGTCGACATGAACATGATCCCGGCGCTCGCGATCGAACGCATCGAAGTGCTGCGCGACGGTGCATCGTCGCAATATGGCTCCGACGCGATCGCCGGCGTCATCAACGTCCAGCTCAAGACCGCCGACTCGGGTGGCCGTGCGCAGGTCAGCTACGGCAAGTACGTGACGACGCTGGACGGCGTGTCGGACTTCGACGGCCTCGTCGGCGGTCAGCCGGCGCTCGACGCCACCGATTCGCGCTATCTGCAGGCGAACAGCTCGGGCGAGCGCAAGGCGCGCGACGGCGCCTACACCACGTTCGGCGTCAACGTCGGCCTGCCGATCGGCGATGGCGGCTTCTTCAACTTTACCGGCGAGTATCGCGACCGCAACTTCACCAACCGCCAGGGCTACGATCTGCGGCCGAATTACGTACGGCCGACCACCACGACGTTCGATCCGCGCGAAGCCACGTTCAACCGCCTCGACTTCCGCTACGGCGATGCCAAGACCGAGGATTTCAACTTCCTGATCAACACCGGCCTGCCGCTGGGCAGCGCCGAATTCTACGCCTTCGCCACCTACGGCCATCGCGACGGCCTGTCGGCGGCGAACTTCCGCCAGCAATCGGCGGCAACCAATCGCGACTTTTCCGTCCTCACGCCCGCCACGACGCCAACCAACGGCAATTTCGTCGGGCTGACGCCGGATGGCTATCTTCCCAAGATCCAGTCGAACATCGACGACATGTCGGCGACCAGCGGCATCCGCGCCGAGATCGCCGGGTTCAAGGGTGATTTCTCGCTGGGCTTCGGCCGCAACGAGCTGAACTACCGGACCGAGGACAGCGTCAACGTCTCGTTCGGCCCACAGAGCCAGCGTTCGTTCGATGCCGGCGGTCTCGCCTTCTCGCAGATCCTCGCCAATGCCGATCTGTCGCGGCAGTTCGATGCCGGCCTCGCCGGACCGCTGTCGTTCGCATTCGGCGGCGAATATCGTCACGAAATCTATCAGATTCGCCCCGGCGATCCGCAGTCGTACCAGACCGGTCCGCTGTTTCAGGCGGCGCGGACGACCACCGCCGGCAATTGTGCGGCGCTCGGCGGGTCCTTCCCCACGGGAGCCGGGGCGACCGGCCTCTGCACCTTCCCCGGACGCGCAGCGGCCGCCGGTGCGCAGGGCTTCGGCGGACTGCCCGCGTCGGCGCGCACCAACGTCGACCGCGACAGCTTCGCGGGTTACGTGGAATTCGACGCCGATCTGTTTACCGGCCTGACCGCCACCGCCGCCGGCCGCTACGAACATTACAGCGATTTCGGCGACACGGTGAACGGCAAGCTCGCCCTCCGTTACGAGTTCGTCGAGGGGTTCGCGATCCGCGGCTCGGTGTCGAACGGCTTCCGGGCGCCGTCGCTGCACCAGCAGTTCTTCACCACCACCTCGACCAACTTCCTCGCAGGGGTGCCGGTCGACGTCTCGACGGTGCCGGTCAGCAGCCCGGTCGCCCGCGCGCTCGGATCGCAGCCGCTCGATCCCGAAAAGTCGTTCAACCTGTCGGGTGGCGTGACGCTCAACCCGTTCCGCGGATTCAACGTCACGGTCGATTACTTCCGCATCAAGATCAAGGATCGCATCGTGCTGTCCGAGAACCTCGGTGCGGCCGGCGTCGGCACGGCGGCCCAGAACACCGCGGTGCAGGCTGTGCTCGCCGGCAACGGCTTCAGCAACGTCGGTGCGGCGCGCTTCTTCATCAACGGCCTCGACACCACCACGCAGGGCGTCGACGCCGTGGCGACCTATCGTGCCGACCTCGGCGGCCTCGGCGCATGGAATTTCTCCGCGGCCTATAACTACACGCAGAACAAAATCGACGAACGGCTGAACAACCTCGGCTCGCTGGCGCAGATTCCCGGCCTCGTCCTGTTCGGCCGGGTCGAGGGCATTCGCTTCGAACGCGGCCAGCCGCGGACGAAGGTGGTGCTGGCGACCGATACCAAGATCGCCGGTGTCGGCCTGTCGGCGCGCACGACCCGCTACGGCTCGGTGATCTCGCCGGAAACGACCGCGCCGCTGGGTGCGAACGCCGCCAGCCTGACCGCGCTCGGACCCGACGATCAGGTGCTGCGCCCGAAGTGGATCACCGACTTCTCGCTCAGCTACGAACTGCAGGGCGTGCAGCTGACACTGGGCGTCGACAATGCCTTCGACGTCTATCCCGATCGCCGGCCGTTCGGCCTGCGCCCGACGAGCGTCGGCGGCAGCTATCCGGCGACCTACCAGTTCCTGCCGTACAGCGGCTTCTCGCCGTTCGGCTTCAACGGCCGCTTCCTCTACGCCCGCGCCGCGATCAACTTCTGA
- a CDS encoding TonB-dependent receptor: protein MTTTNGARMMARTTASALALAMAINATPAMAQSTPNTQTEPAPGQLPAAPSPVLPPAAAPVTNPSPAEAPRTDQSAVAPADPQEGGDIVVTGIRNSLQGALSAKRDAAQVLDAISAEDIGQFPDKNIGEALQRVTGVQLTRTNGEGSGVTIRGADPNLNRVEVNGITQLSTTAGQRDVDFRDLPVEFVNRLEVVKSVTPDMTEGGLGGTVRIITRRPFDNKENSFLAGSVQGIYTELTGKVDPKLALIGSKKFADDTFGILLSGTYERRRVESHEARTTGWRQIDGNAALAGLQPLDLDGNGNGDFFPDIPRYVINRLDTKRFALNGVAEWRPEDGIRAYVQGNFARGKQDVNSQYLQVTTSGSILDRANTTIGEDDTVSHVEFVDNPAAARANRLQVAYRNILGDITRTTWNGAIGGDYDRDGWKINSLLSYTRAKIDNNYINATADAIGLSRVVVDYANDQNAPRITLPIDVTTTAGINSVTAQYRPVINVQDEWSSKVDVEYTRAAPWLSSLKAGMQVRKLTADSAEYNATTTIDAFTNPALLGQVQSVASQMTIGSTPFFDTGDLGYSGGISGWRQPNYAFVDTIGLPDPFGTPTLLNTWQVAERNIAGYVQGSFEFDPGVPIRGTVGARVVNTRTVSNGFRTQTGATLPVQFESDQTEFLPSLNIRADIVPNKLLFRGSATEVIARPTPQQLAPRFSIDVVGLTGSRGNPDLQPFRARQYDAGFEYYINRTSYLSATYFRKEIGSFIENRTQSEVVDGVTYAITLPVNGTQKVTINGAEVGAQVAFDFLSTPVLRNMGVIANYTYSKDSGYEGRDFFTGGSLPFPGLSRHSYNVSLYHENKLFSVRGSYNWRSDYLITAIGRGNNPEFGEAFGQFDASASINLTEKVSMFLEGVNLTDATRKENANSVYRRTLLETYGRRVYGGVRFRF, encoded by the coding sequence ATGACGACGACCAACGGCGCCCGCATGATGGCGCGAACGACCGCATCCGCTCTGGCGCTCGCGATGGCGATCAACGCCACGCCGGCGATGGCGCAGAGCACGCCCAATACGCAGACCGAACCGGCCCCCGGGCAGTTGCCCGCCGCGCCCTCCCCGGTGCTGCCGCCGGCCGCCGCGCCGGTCACCAATCCCAGCCCCGCCGAGGCGCCGCGCACCGATCAGAGCGCCGTCGCACCTGCCGATCCGCAGGAGGGCGGCGACATCGTCGTCACCGGCATCCGCAACTCGCTGCAAGGTGCGCTGAGCGCCAAGCGCGACGCCGCGCAGGTGCTCGACGCGATCTCGGCAGAGGATATCGGCCAGTTCCCGGACAAGAACATCGGTGAGGCATTGCAGCGCGTCACCGGCGTCCAGCTGACGCGCACCAACGGCGAAGGTTCGGGAGTCACCATTCGCGGCGCCGATCCGAACCTCAACCGCGTCGAGGTGAACGGCATCACGCAGCTGTCGACCACTGCGGGCCAGCGCGACGTCGACTTCCGCGACCTGCCGGTCGAATTCGTCAACCGGCTGGAGGTCGTCAAGTCCGTCACGCCGGACATGACCGAGGGCGGCCTCGGCGGCACCGTGCGCATCATCACCCGCCGACCGTTCGACAATAAAGAGAACAGCTTCCTCGCCGGATCGGTGCAGGGCATCTATACCGAGCTGACCGGCAAGGTGGATCCCAAGCTGGCGCTGATCGGCAGCAAGAAGTTCGCCGACGACACGTTCGGCATCCTGCTGTCCGGCACCTACGAACGCCGCCGCGTCGAAAGCCACGAGGCGCGCACCACCGGCTGGCGGCAGATCGACGGCAATGCCGCGCTGGCGGGGCTCCAGCCGCTCGATCTGGATGGCAACGGTAACGGCGATTTCTTCCCGGACATCCCGCGCTACGTCATCAACCGGCTCGATACCAAGCGCTTCGCCCTCAACGGCGTCGCCGAATGGCGGCCCGAGGACGGCATCCGCGCGTACGTCCAGGGCAATTTCGCCCGCGGTAAGCAGGACGTGAACTCGCAATATCTGCAGGTCACGACCAGCGGATCGATCCTGGATCGCGCCAACACGACGATCGGCGAGGACGATACCGTCAGCCACGTCGAATTCGTCGACAATCCGGCAGCGGCGCGCGCCAACCGGTTGCAGGTGGCGTATCGCAACATCCTGGGCGATATCACCCGAACGACGTGGAACGGTGCGATCGGCGGCGATTACGACCGCGACGGCTGGAAGATCAATTCGCTGCTGTCGTACACCCGCGCCAAGATCGACAACAACTACATCAACGCGACCGCCGACGCGATCGGGCTGTCGCGGGTCGTCGTCGACTATGCGAACGACCAGAACGCGCCGCGGATCACGCTGCCGATCGACGTCACGACCACGGCGGGGATCAATAGCGTCACGGCGCAATATCGTCCGGTCATCAACGTGCAGGACGAATGGTCGAGCAAGGTCGACGTGGAATATACCCGCGCCGCACCGTGGCTGTCGTCGCTGAAGGCCGGCATGCAGGTTCGCAAGCTGACCGCCGACAGCGCGGAATACAATGCGACGACGACGATCGACGCCTTCACCAACCCGGCCTTGCTGGGGCAGGTGCAGTCGGTGGCGTCGCAGATGACGATCGGCAGCACGCCGTTCTTCGACACCGGCGACCTGGGCTATAGCGGCGGCATCAGCGGCTGGCGCCAGCCCAATTATGCCTTCGTCGATACGATCGGCCTGCCCGATCCGTTCGGTACGCCGACGCTGCTCAACACCTGGCAGGTCGCCGAGCGCAATATCGCGGGCTATGTGCAGGGATCGTTCGAGTTCGATCCGGGCGTGCCGATCCGCGGGACGGTGGGTGCCCGCGTGGTCAACACGCGGACCGTGTCCAACGGCTTCCGGACCCAGACGGGTGCGACCCTGCCGGTGCAGTTCGAGAGCGACCAGACGGAGTTCCTGCCCTCGCTCAACATCCGCGCCGACATCGTGCCCAACAAGCTGCTGTTCCGCGGATCCGCGACCGAGGTGATCGCGCGTCCCACGCCGCAGCAGCTGGCGCCGCGCTTCTCGATCGACGTGGTCGGGCTGACGGGGTCGCGCGGCAATCCGGATCTGCAACCGTTCCGGGCGCGGCAATACGATGCGGGGTTCGAATATTACATCAACCGCACCAGCTATCTGTCGGCGACCTATTTCCGCAAGGAGATCGGATCGTTCATCGAGAACCGGACGCAGTCCGAGGTCGTCGATGGCGTCACCTATGCCATCACCCTGCCCGTCAACGGCACGCAAAAGGTGACGATCAACGGAGCGGAGGTCGGCGCGCAGGTGGCGTTCGACTTCCTGTCGACGCCGGTGCTGCGCAACATGGGCGTGATCGCCAACTACACCTATTCGAAGGACAGCGGCTACGAAGGGCGGGACTTCTTCACCGGCGGTTCGCTGCCCTTCCCCGGCCTGTCGCGGCACAGCTACAACGTGTCTCTGTATCACGAGAACAAGCTGTTCAGCGTGCGCGGATCGTACAATTGGCGATCGGACTATCTGATCACCGCGATCGGCCGCGGCAACAATCCGGAGTTCGGCGAGGCGTTCGGCCAGTTCGATGCCTCGGCGAGCATCAACCTGACCGAGAAGGTGTCGATGTTCCTCGAGGGGGTCAATCTGACCGACGCGACCCGCAAGGAGAATGCGAACAGCGTCTATCGCCGGACGTTGCTCGAAACCTACGGCCGCCGCGTCTACGGAGGCGTCCGCTTCCGCTTCTGA